One Malania oleifera isolate guangnan ecotype guangnan chromosome 9, ASM2987363v1, whole genome shotgun sequence DNA segment encodes these proteins:
- the LOC131164342 gene encoding protein IQ-domain 26-like, translating to MGRATRWLRGLLGMKKEKDHADNSSAADRKEKKRWSFAKSGKDSGQLGQIPVNLPAGDTSWLRSYISETENEQNKHAIAVAAATAAAADAAVAAAQAAVAVVRLTSHGRGTLFGGGRERWAAVKIQTVFRGYLARKAHRALKGLVKLQALVRGYLVRKRATATLHSMQALIRAQAAVRSQRARRSINKDHYFQPEIRRRKSIERFDGTRSEFHSKRLSTSLEAPMNAFDESPKIVEIDTFKPRSRSRRIYSSNSECGEDSPYPTLSSPLPCPIPARLSTPECQNLHDLEWNFTGNEYGFATAQSTPRFAKSGSSNAPVTPAKSVCADSFFRPYSNFPNYMANTQSFRAKLRSQSAPKQRPEAGPMKRLSLNEIMASRNSISGVRMQRSCSQIQEALQF from the exons ATGGGGAGAGCTACAAGGTGGCTGAGAGGCTTGCTGGGGATGAAGAAAGAGAAGGACCATGCTGACAATTCCAGTGCCGCAGACCGGAAAGAGAAGAAAAGGTGGAGCTTTGCGAAGTCCGGCAAGGATTCGGGGCAACTGGGTCAGATTCCTGTGAACCTTCCCGCCGGTGATACTTCCTGGCTGAGATCTTACATTTCTGAGACGGAGAACGAGCAGAACAAGCACGCGATTGCAGTGGCTGCGGCTACAGCGGCGGCCGCAGATGCCGCCGTGGCCGCTGCACAGGCTGCCGTGGCTGTTGTGAGGCTGACCAGCCATGGCAGAGGAACTCTGTTCGGTGGGGGCAGAGAGAGGTGGGCTGCTGTTAAGATTCAGACCGTTTTTAGGGGCTATTTG GCCCGAAAGGCGCATCGAGCTCTAAAAGGGCTGGTGAAGTTGCAGGCTCTTGTTAGAGGATATCTTGTTCGGAAGAGAGCTACTGCAACTCTTCATAGCATGCAAGCTCTCATACGAGCTCAGGCCGCTGTTCGATCCCAAAGAGCTCGCCGTTCCATCAACAAAGACCACTACTTTCAACCCGAAATCCGCCGTCGAAAATCCATA GAGAGATTTGATGGAACAAGAAGTGAATTCCACAGCAAGAGGCTCTCAACTTCTCTTGAAGCTCCAATGAATGCCTTCGACGAAAGCCCCAAAATAGTCGAAATCGATACCTTCAAGCCTCGGTCCAGATCCCGCAGAATATACTCCTCAAATTCAGAATGTGGTGAGGATTCGCCTTACCCCACGCTTTCGTCGCCTCTCCCGTGCCCAATTCCCGCCCGTCTCTCAACACCCGAATGCCAAAACCTTCATGACCTAGAATGGAACTTCACTGGCAACGAGTACGGGTTCGCCACCGCGCAAAGCACTCCGCGCTTCGCCAAGTCTGGCAGCTCGAATGCGCCCGTGACTCCTGCAAAGAGCGTGTGCGCAGACAGCTTCTTCCGGCCTTACTCAAACTTCCCCAACTACATGGCTAACACGCAATCTTTCAGGGCTAAGCTGAGGTCCCAAAGCGCTCCGAAGCAGAGGCCGGAGGCCGGGCCGATGAAGAGGCTTTCGCTGAATGAAATTATGGCATCAAGAAATAGCATCAGCGGGGTTAGGATGCAGAGGTCTTGTTCTCAAATTCAGGAAGCTTTGCAATTTTGA